The following are encoded together in the Zingiber officinale cultivar Zhangliang chromosome 8A, Zo_v1.1, whole genome shotgun sequence genome:
- the LOC122008140 gene encoding 3-hydroxy-3-methylglutaryl-coenzyme A reductase 3-like: MGVRRKILWRLSFLFGAPNRRSPPLAFPRSVRHTKLLLSILTLVASLLYLLGLKETLTVIASLLYCVCFSSFFLAKFIAFLRGKRGKKSRSRVSPLETILTDDEIVASVVSGETPSEELESATGDCERAVMIRREAIRRVTGKGLVGLPLHGFDYASSSGRFCELKVGCLQLPVGVPGPLLLDGSQYYVPMATTEGCLVASVSRGFKAIALSGGASSVIFGDGITRALVVRLPSAARAAELQAFLENPDNLEILTELFNRSSRFARLQTIRCALAGRNLYMRFRCSTQDDVGMNIISEGVKHVLDYLLNNFNDMEVISTSSNLCSENKPVAVNWIEGRGKSVACEAIIKEEVVEKVLKINIPALVELNKIKNLVGSALAGSLGGFNAQASNITSAIFIATGQDPATNVESSQCITMIEALNDGKELHVSVTLPSIEVGTVGRGTELAPQAACLDLLGVQGESLESPGANARRLATIIAGTVLAGELSLLSALAAGHLVKSHMKYNRSSNTNIGHQIK; encoded by the exons ATGGGGGTTCGCCGGAAGATCCTGTGGAGGCTTTCTTTTCTGTTCGGCGCACCGAATCGCCGATCTCCGCCGCTCGCCTTTCCTCGCTCCGTACGCCACACCAAGCTGCTCCTCTCCATTTTGACCTTGGTCGCCTCCCTGCTCTACCTTCTTGGTCTCAAGGAAACCCTAACCGTCATCGCGTCCCTATTGTACTGCGTCTGCTTCTCTAGCTTCTTCCTTGCCAAATTCATCGCCTTCCTCCGTGGCAAGCGCGGGAAGAAGAGCAGATCCCGTGTCTCTCCCCTCGAAACTATTCTCACGGACGACGAAATCGTCGCGTCTGTGGTCTCCGGCGAGACGCCATCTGAGGAGCTGGAGTCCGCGACCGGCGATTGCGAGAGGGCTGTCATGATCCGGCGCGAGGCCATTCGGCGGGTCACCGGAAAGGGCTTGGTGGGATTGCCGCTCCATGGGTTCGATTACGCCTCCAGCTCGGGGCGATTCTGTGAGCTTAAAGTGGGGTGCCTACAGTTGCCGGTGGGCGTACCTGGGCCTCTACTGCTCGACGGGAGCCAGTACTATGTACCGATGGCAACCACCGAGGGCTGCCTGGTGGCCAGCGTGTCCAGGGGTTTCAAGGCCATCGCATTAAgcggaggcgcctccagcgtcaTCTTTGGGGACGGTATAACGCGGGCGCTGGTGGTGAGACTACCGTCCGCGGCCAGGGCAGCAGAGCTCCAGGCCTTCTTGGAGAACCCCGACAATTTGGAGATCCTCACAGAGTTGTTCAATAG GTCTTCCAGATTTGCGAGGCTACAGACAATCAGATGTGCTCTGGCCGGGAGGAACCTGTACATGAGATTCAGATGCAGCACACAAGATGACGTGGGCATGAACATAATCTCCGAAGGCGTCAAACATGTGTTGGATTACCTTCTCAACAATTTCAACGACATGGAAGTCATCAGCACCTCAA GTAATCTCTGCTCTGAAAATAAGCCAGTTGCCGTGAATTGGATTGAAGGCAGGGGCAAATCAGTGGCTTGTGAAgcaatcatcaaggaagaagtggtaGAGAAGGTTCTCAAGATCAATATACCTGCACTTGTGGAACTCAACAAGATCAAAAATCTAGTTGGCTCTGCACTTGCAGGATCTCTTGGGGGGTTCAATGCTCAGGCCAGTAATATTACATCTGCTATCTTCATTGCCACTGGCCAAGATCCGGCTACCAATGTCGAGAGTTCTCAGTGTATCACCATGATCGAAGCTTTGAATGACGGAAAGGAACTTCATGTTTCTGTGACTTTGCCATCAATTGAG GTTGGCACAGTTGGCAGAGGGACTGAGCTAGCTCCACAAGCTGCCTGTTTGGATCTGCTCGGTGTGCAAGGCGAAAGCTTGGAATCTCCTGGCGCAAACGCCCGGCGACTGGCCACTATCATCGCCGGCACAGTCCTCGCTGGGGAGCTCTCCCTCCTCTCGGCTCTCGCAGCTGGGCACCTTGTGAAGAGCCACATGAAGTACAACAGATCCAGCAATACGAATATCGGACATCAGATCAAATAA